From Rutidosis leptorrhynchoides isolate AG116_Rl617_1_P2 chromosome 3, CSIRO_AGI_Rlap_v1, whole genome shotgun sequence, a single genomic window includes:
- the LOC139896947 gene encoding uncharacterized protein — protein sequence MMRSIYSTSACRSSYFYDPGYFLDARCEINPLSISTSFVTNCCCCCCCCTNNSNNYLVYNRLPRINPSFVCNGLRQSTLIQFSPSKRLVYHGRRRQTCSSDSVIRDSDRNYYYEKLYSFKEGRKFGKGRFACLGNNDKTDIRFVRDDETDDEFVDEVDLLLDLLTEEIGVKERKKVEKKKDDGYVKGKMKSVRLGSVKKDSKCGNKGVEIRSNEEEDRRRLRKERREEEKRSSMQGVNRELRKEGSSCSSYYSVSSTGEYENGNDDVEIRGDDGYVRGESSSEYKDDRVMDAKSYDERVDQRVDLRRKEENENVKKNSVDLYYGNEEWRKKSEKKLNVESSQQQSQVSWSNERNSQQDIVKTDKITGQSQSMKFKRLVEKSELDNRVIESSTNKRHGDGEYKLVTDRRESADRVQSNLNLEASRIHKTDKKGTSKFNNKVTESSTSTRDSDTEHKLITGRRERSDLVTRQNQNRKQSNVNLEASRIHGIDEKETLELDNKVTESSTDKRYSDTEYKVITDRRESADRITRRNEYTKQSNVNIEASRIHDIDKNEASTSSSSLEARMKNWEDYTTEVSDQVEDRREGNQQSIDHLTTFEQPRFEYQQISETSDNRMTSTESNRRNETKELRLGTSSSTEKVTVDQQVDLRRKGVEDTYMSSGVELEEGPTKSVTTGRKTTKALSFTAGMPKAAASTYKAMKLNPEPNLQQTGAGEIIHEDAIVSAEKQHKSSRHYMGEFIEKAKHELSISEVQQENETGEVGLVYEDDEVHELKSSGDDGSGNFDRKDGPSGPSDEMWHETGASSQQPAGTDAPDSTGNDDTAKKRGRSLWNVIGDVVRLRWASPPTETHTPKSGVVKASSNQSASSERWFSGHESSDDNVKIGSTKGRKESSKTSSTKDKSDSPILLSSSTNTNQGSSSKTVSPSMEESSFPLPAIRMRRSPIVKKTSDKTDASTSDKMGEVDLKPVTQVSQMDVSGSGKMVVVDQSVPTRRKLGRTGQVSKDVFDEWEEAYTVEAKQRQQDEFFMREALLEAKKAADFWEVPVGAVLVQDGKVIARGYNLVEELRDSTAHAEMICIREASNNLRSWRLSGTTLYVTLEPCPMCAGAILQARVDTLVWGAPNKLLGADGSWIRLFPDVDGGNGSDKPPAPVHPFHPNMAVRRGVLSAECADVMQQFFQLRRKKKEKKTETEPPTIPPPSCLPIPQHHNSKFLSKLHDTFGIMFCL from the exons ATGATGCGCAGTATCTATTCAACTTCAGCTTGTAGATCTTCATATTTCTATGATCCTGGTTACTTCTTAGATGCCAGATGTGAAATTAATCCGTTATCGATTTCAACATCATTTGTTactaattgttgttgttgctgctgctgttgtactaataatagtaacaattaTTTAGTTTACAATAGGCTCCCTAGAATAAACCCTAGTTTTGTATGTAATGGATTAAGGCAATCCACTTTAATTCAATTTTCACCTAGTAAAAGATTAGTGTATCATGGTAGAAGGAGACAAACTTGCAGTAGTGATAGTGTAATTCGTGATTCGGATCGAAATTATTACTACGAAAAACTTTACTCTTTTAAGGAGGGAAGGAAGTTCGGTAAAGGTAGGTTTGCGTGTTTGGGGAATAACGATAAGACGGATATACGATTTGTGAGGGATGATGAAACGGACGATGAGTTTGTTGATGAAGTTGACTTGTTGCTGGATCTGTTGACTGAGGAGATTGGTGTTAAAGAGAGAAAAAAGGTTGAGAAGAAAAAGGATGACGGTTACGTAAAGGGGAAAATGAAAAGTGTGCGTTTGGGATCGGTTAAGAAGGATTCGAAGTGTGGTAATAAAGGTGTGGAAATTAGGTCGAACGAAGAAGAAGATAGGAGGAGGTTAAGGAAAGAGAGGCGGGAGGAAGAGAAGAGAAGTTCAATGCAAGGGGTGAATCGGGAATTGAGAAAAGAAGGTTCGAGTTGTTCGTCTTATTATTCGGTTTCTTCAACGGGTGAGTATGAGAATGGTAATGATGATGTGGAGATTAGAGGTGATGATGGTTATGTTAGAGGTGAGTCTTCGAGTGAGTATAAGGATGATCGGGTAATGGATGCGAAAAGTTACGATGAGAGAGTTGACCAACGTGTTGACCTTAGacgtaaagaagaaaacgaaaacgtGAAGAAGAATAGTGTGGATTTGTATTATGGGAACGAAGAATGGCGAAAGAAATCTGAAAAGAAGCTTAATGTCGAGTCTAGTCAGCAGCAATCACAAGTTTCTTGGAGTAACGAGCGAAATAGTCAACAAGATATTGTAAAAACGGATAAGATCACTGGTCAATCTCAGTCAATGAAGTTTAAGAGACTTGTGGAAAAATCGGAGTTGGATAATAGAGTTATTGAGTCGAGCACAAACAAACGACACGGTGATGGTGAATATAAGTTAGTTACAGATCGAAGGGAAAGTGCTGATCGTGTTCAGTCCAATCTTAATCTAGAAGCATCCAGAATTCATAAAACTGACAAAAAGGGAACatcaaagtttaataataaagttactgAGTCGAGCACAAGTACACGAGACAGTGATACTGAACATAAGTTGATTACTGGTAGAAGGGAACGTTCTGATCTTGTTACTCGCCAAAATCAGAACCGAAAGCAGTCAAATGTTAATTTAGAAGCCTCAAGGATTCATGGAATTGATGAAAAGGAAACATTGGAGTTGGATAATAAGGTTACTGAATCGAGTACAGACAAAAGATACAGTGATACTGAATATAAAGTGATTACCGATAGAAGGGAAAGTGCTGATCGCATTACTCGCCGAAATGAGTACACGAAGCAGTCAAATGTTAATATTGAAGCGTCCCGAATTCATGATATTGACAAAAACGAGGCATCTACTTCTTCGTCGTCACTCGAGGCTAGAATGAAGAACTGGGAAGACTATACGACAGAAGTTAGTGATCAGGTCGAAGATCGAAGAGAAGGAAATCAGCAAAGCATTGACCATTTGACTACGTTTGAACAACCTAGATTCGAATATCAGCAAATCTCAGAAACTTCGGATAACCGCATGACCAGTACTGAATCTAACCGTAGAAACGAAACCAAAGAACTGCGTTTAGGTACTTCAAGTTCAACAGAGAAAGTTACTGTGGACCAACAGGTTGACTTAAGGAGAAAAGGCGTTGAAGATACGTATATGTCATCTGGGGTGGAATTGGAAGAGGGACCTACCAAATCAGTAACAACCGGTAGGAAAACAACTAAGGCTTTGAGTTTTACTGCCGGGATGCCAAAAGCGGCAGCTAGTACCTACAAAGCTATGAAATTGAACCCTGAACCAAATTTACAACAAACTGGTGCAGGTGAAATTATTCATGAGGATGCTATTGTTTCAGCTGAAAAACAGCATAAATCGTCAAGACATTATATGGGCGAATTCATTGAAAAGGCCAAACACGAACTTTCTATTTCTGAAGTTCAACAAGAGAATGAAACGGGTGAAGTTGGATTAGTGTATGAAGATGACGAGGTGCATGAACTTAAGAGTTCAGGTGATGATGGTTcaggaaactttgatcgaaaagatGGACCTAGTGGACCGTCTGACGAGATGTGGCATGAAACTGGTGCGTCTAGTCAGCAGCCTGCTGGGACCGATGCACCTGATTCGACTGGAAATGATGATACTGCGAAAAAGAGGGGTAGGTCGTTATGGAATGTTATAGGAGATGTGGTTCGATTGCGGTGGGCGTCTCCACCGACTGAAACACATACTCCGAAATCGGGCGTTGTAAAGGCTTCATCAAATCAGTCTGCAAGTAGTGAAAGATGGTTTTCCGGTCACGAATCAAGTGACGATAACGTGAAAATTGGAAGTACGAAAGGTCGAAAAGAATCTTCAaaaacatcaagcaccaaggaTAAATCAGATTCGCCGATATTATTATCATCTTCAACAAATACTAATCAGGGATCTTCATCCAAAACTGTGTCTCCATCAATGGAAGAATCATCGTTTCCGTTGCCTGCAATTCGCATGAGAAGGTCACCTATTGTTAAAAAAACTTCAGACAAAACTGATGCATCCACCAGTGACAAAATGGGCGAAGTTGACCTAAAACCGGTGACACAAGTTTCGCAAATGGATGTGTCTGGCAGTGGCAAGATGGTTGTAGTGGATCAATCTGTACCTACTCGAAGGAAACTTGGACGAACGGGTCAGGTCTCGAAAGACGTATTTGATGAATGGGAAGAGGCTTATACAGTTGAAGCTAAACAGCGACAACAAGACGAATTTTTTATGAGAGAAGCGCTTTTAGAAGCTAAAAAAGCTGCTGATTTCTGGGAAGTGCCTGTTGGGGCTGTACTTGTGCAGGATGGTAAAGTAATTGCTCGGGGATATAATTT GGTAGAAGAGTTGCGCGACTCCACTGCTCATGCTGAGATGATTTGTATACGTGAGGCATCAAATAACCTACGCTCATGGAGACTTTCG GGTACCACACTTTATGTTACACTTGAACCATGCCCTATGTGTGCTGGAGCAATCCTTCAAGCCCGAGTTGACACACTTGTATGGGGAGCTCCAAATAAATTACTTGGAGCCGATGGTAGCTGGATCAG GCTGTTTCCTGATGTTGATGGAGGAAATGGGTCGGATAAACCACCTGCACCTGTGCACCCGTTCCACCCAAACATGGCAGTAAGAAGAGGGGTATTATCAGCAGAATGTGCTGATGTCATGCAGCAGTTTTTTCAGTTAAggagaaagaagaaagaaaagaaaacagaaactgaaccTCCAACCATTCCACCACCTTCATGTCTTCCCATCCCACAAcatcataattcaaagtttttaagTAAGTTGCATGATACTTTTGGCATCATGTTTTGTTTATAG
- the LOC139896945 gene encoding F-box/FBD/LRR-repeat protein At1g13570-like → MMKTQCLSSDIISSLPQNIIDTILTLMPIRDALRTSVLSKKWRYYWTTMPTLVFDHNLVRTISGAGILLKYKLVNAIFHVLLIHRGPTTLTFDLDVNKLGMTTEFDQIILYLSSRINVKDLSINTSYTIYKLPTSFFLIQGLESLELINCDFEPPVSFNGFNKLRNMHFQDVQVSAEVLKHFLSSCPLLENIVLIHYEDEYVEEIFFDFVTLFRCAPLIHTLYISKYYMKYLAAGGMPNKLPNSLPLKDVGLDVCLREQDIISAALCIIRSSPNLEKFSFSMYDNEKLPTKESSIKFVDLQDDLSLTLDHLMHIDIYCVSNKVFEMEFVKLILAKSHVLKIARVELNANVSVDEELKIVREMNRFPRASTSAQLIIERPIT, encoded by the exons ATGATGAAAACTCAATGCCTAAGTTCGGATATTATCAGCTCCCTTCCTCAAAACATAATCGATACTATTTTAACTCTTATGCCAATCCGGGATGCTTTGAGAACGAGCGTTTTGTCTAAGAAATGGAGGTATTACTGGACGACTATGCCCACACTTGTATTTGATCACAACTTGGTTCGAACGATATCTGGTGCCGGAATTTTGTTGAAATATAAGCTTGTCAATGCGATCTTCCATGTTTTGTTAATACACCGTGGTCCGACGACACTAACGTTTGACCTTGATGTCAACAAATTGGGCATGACAACCGAGTTTGACCAGATCATACTTTATCTTTCAAGTAGAATTAATGTGAAAGATTTGTCCATTAATACTTCATACACCATCTACAAATTACCGACATCGTTCTTTTTGATACAAGGATTAGAATCATTAGAACTAATAAATTGTGATTTTGAACCTCCGGTGTCATTCAATGGATTTAATAAGTTGAGGAACATGCACTTTCAAGATGTTCAGGTTTCTGCTGAAGTGCTTAAGCATTTCCTCTCAAGTTGCCCACTACTTGAGAATATTGTTTTG ATTCATTATGAAGACGAATATGTAGAAGAAATATTCTTTGATTTTGTAACTTTGTTCCGGTGTGcgcctttaattcatactttataTATCTCAAAGTATTACATGAAG TACTTGGCTGCAGGTGGTATGCCAAATAAGCTTCCGAATTCACTTCCTCTCAAAGATGTTGGTTTGGATGTGTGCCTAAGGGAACAAGATATAATATCAGCTGCCCTTTGCATAATCAGAAGCTCCCCTAATCTAGAGAAATTTTCTTTTTCG ATGTATGATAATGAAAAGTTGCCGACTAAGGAAAGTTCCATCAAGTTTGTTGATCTCCAAGACGACTTGAGTTTGACCTTAGATCATCTTATGCATATTGATATATATTGTGTTAGTAACAAAGTGTTTGAGATGGAATTTGTGAAACTCATCTTGGCTAAGTCGCATGTACTAAAGATAGCACGAGTTGAGCTGAATGCCAATGTTTCTGTTGACGAAGAATTGAAGATTGTTAGAGAAATGAATCGTTTTCCACGTGCATCAacttcagcacaattaattattgaACGCCCAATAACTTAA